The genomic interval ACAATAAAAAAATTACTCCTAAGAAAATTACCTTCTTCATAACGCTATTGACTTTTTTATTTTAATTACTTAATTTTAAAGAGAAATATTGTTTTTTAACTACTGTTAAAATAGTACCCTTAAATTACTTATCTTTACACAACTTAAATTGGTTTACCAGTTTGGGTTTCCAAATATAGACATAATTTATTGATTTCAATAGCATTTCTTTTAAAAAAATAAAAAATGACAAAACTATCATCAGCTACTAGAGCAAAATTAAAAACAGTAAGCACACCTACTCTTGCGACTTGTTTGTATAAAAAAGGATTTAAAAATCAGTTTATTCAAGATGTAAGACCTTTACAATTAGGCAAACCTACTATGGTGGGTGAAGCTTTTACTTTGCGATACATTCCCGCAAGAGAAGACCGCAATACGATCACAGTTTTTAGAAATGCCGATCATCCTCAAAGAGTTGCCGTTGAAACTTGTCCTGAAGGAAGTGTCCTAGTGATTGATAGCCGCAAAGATGCTCGCGCTGCATCTGCAGGAGATATTTTGGTCACTCGATTAATGATGCGCGGTGCTGCAGGAATTGTGACTGATGGCGGCTATAGAGATTCGGCATCTATTGCCAAATTACCTTTTTCGGCTTATCACAATCGACCTTCGGCACCTACTAATTTAACTTTACACGAAGCATTGGATATTAATATCCCCATTGCTTGTGGCGATGTTGCCGTTTTTCCGGGCGATGTGCTTGTAGGTGATGATGATGGTGTGATGGTTATTCCAGCTCATATTGTTGATGAAGTGGCTGATGAATGTGTCGAAATGACTTTGTTTGAAAATTTCGTTTTAGAAAAAGTAGCAGAGGGCAGACCTATTATAGGACTATATCCTCCAACGCATGAGAAAACATTAGTTGATTATGATGAATGGAAAAAGGAAAAATAGCCACCGATTAAAATGGTTATTACAGATCTATTCCGTTTAATCATTCTAATCGGTGGCAATAAAATATATAATCGTGATTTTTCTTAATTACCCAATTCCTTCATTTGAAAAGGCTCCATCAACAAATCTCATAATTTGATCAGGATTTTCATTTTTCAAAGCATTCGGCAATAAAAACGCAGGATAATCTTGGAAACAAACCGGACGTACAAAACGTTTTATAGCTTGTGTCCCAACCGATGTAGATTGCGGTGCGGTTGTCGCTGGATATGGACCGCCATGTACCATGGCATGACAAACCTCAACTCCTGTTGGATATCCGTTGATTAAAATTCGACCTACTTTTAATTCCAAAATCTCTAGGAGTTCTTTATAATTTTCTAAATCCATTAGAGTTCCATGAACCGTAGCTGTTAAATGTCCTTCTAAATTCCGAGCCGCTTTTAGAATTTCCTCTTTGGTTGTTGCTTCGACTAAAACTTGCGATGGACCAAAATTCTCTTCTGCCAATGATGGCGTTTTGAAATAAGTAGCAATGGCTGTTTTGAAAACAGTAGCTACTCCGGCATTTGCAGCACTAGCACCTTTACCATGAGCCAATTCAATAACGTTTTCAAGTGCTAATGTATTCTCAATGTTCTTTTGGTAGGTTTTACCTATTCCCGCGGTCAACATCGTTCCTGCAGGAGTTTCACTAATATTTTGAATTAACTGATTGTAGAACTCATCCGCACTAGCAGACTTTTGAATAAACGCTAATCCTGGATTGGTACAAAATTGCCCAACTCCCTGTGCTATTGAAACTGCCATTCCAGAAGCTATAGCGGTCGCTTTCTCTTTTAAAATTTCAGGTAAAATAAAAACTGGATTGGTACTTCCCATTTCGGCAAAGACTGGAATAGGTTCTGGTCTGGCATTTGCCAAATCAAATAAAGCTTTTCCTCCACCAAATGAACCAGTAAAGCCTACTGCTTTTATAGAAGGATGACTCACCAAGGCTGCACCTAATTCATTTGTATTTCCTTGTACTAAGGTGAAAGTCCCTTTTGGCATTCCACAAACAGCGATTGCTTTTTCAAATGCAGAAGCCACTAAAGCAGAAGTTCCTGGATGTGCTGGATGTCCTTTAAAAACTACGGGACAACCCGCAGCTAAAGCCGAAACAGTATCTCCTCCAGC from Flavobacterium ovatum carries:
- a CDS encoding aldehyde dehydrogenase (NADP(+)) codes for the protein MSTNPEFFAFNPATEEPLEGNFLNTTLLELDVVVKQAVTDFDVYRKKDKNAIADFLDQIGKEIVNLGDALLERCHLETALPMTRLQGERGRTVGQLQLFASFVREGSWIEAKIDQAQPDRAPLPKSDIRQMLLPLGPVAVFGASNFPLAFSVAGGDTVSALAAGCPVVFKGHPAHPGTSALVASAFEKAIAVCGMPKGTFTLVQGNTNELGAALVSHPSIKAVGFTGSFGGGKALFDLANARPEPIPVFAEMGSTNPVFILPEILKEKATAIASGMAVSIAQGVGQFCTNPGLAFIQKSASADEFYNQLIQNISETPAGTMLTAGIGKTYQKNIENTLALENVIELAHGKGASAANAGVATVFKTAIATYFKTPSLAEENFGPSQVLVEATTKEEILKAARNLEGHLTATVHGTLMDLENYKELLEILELKVGRILINGYPTGVEVCHAMVHGGPYPATTAPQSTSVGTQAIKRFVRPVCFQDYPAFLLPNALKNENPDQIMRFVDGAFSNEGIG
- a CDS encoding ribonuclease activity regulator RraA, whose product is MTKLSSATRAKLKTVSTPTLATCLYKKGFKNQFIQDVRPLQLGKPTMVGEAFTLRYIPAREDRNTITVFRNADHPQRVAVETCPEGSVLVIDSRKDARAASAGDILVTRLMMRGAAGIVTDGGYRDSASIAKLPFSAYHNRPSAPTNLTLHEALDINIPIACGDVAVFPGDVLVGDDDGVMVIPAHIVDEVADECVEMTLFENFVLEKVAEGRPIIGLYPPTHEKTLVDYDEWKKEK